Proteins encoded in a region of the Ziziphus jujuba cultivar Dongzao chromosome 3, ASM3175591v1 genome:
- the LOC107405010 gene encoding uncharacterized protein LOC107405010 isoform X3 — protein MMNFKEFWTKKTLIGLGLGQFLSLLITSTGFSSSELAKKGINAPTSQSLLNYVLLAIVYGAFMLYRRKAFKAKWYYYLLLGLVDVEANFLVVKAYQYTSITSVMLLDCWTIPSVMLLTWVFLKTKYRFRKITGVAVCVAGLVLVVFSDVHAGDRSGGKNPRLGDILVIAGATLYAVTNVSEALPFVGFSVAMFTFYSLVPILLKISGSTMLNLSLLTSDMWAVLIRIFAYHEKVDWMYFVAFVAVAIGLVIYSGGDKEQDLRVDVPDEDAEQSKHVDEEAGSGNRSRGTTAGTSKTGDNGKHDLTPATIREREVVDNKNLGKDTQ, from the exons ATGATGAACTTTAAGGAGTTTTGGACAAAGAAGACATTGATTGGTCTTGGGTTGGGGcagtttctctctcttttgatTACTTCCACAGGCTTTTCATCATCTGAGCTTGCCAAAAAAG GAATTAATGCACCAACTTCACAGTCTTTACTGAACTATGTGCTCTTGGCTATTGTCTATGGGGCTTTTATGCTTTACCGAAGGAAAGCATTTAAG GCAAAAtggtattattatttacttcttGGATTGGTAGATGTAGAGGCCAATTTTCTAG TGGTAAAGGCCTATCAGTACACATCTATAACAAGCGTGATGCTGCTGGATTGTTGGACTATCCCATCTGTCATGCTTCTTACTTGGGTTttcttgaaaacaaaatatagatTTAGAAAAATAACTGGTGTTGCTGTCTGTGTTGCCGGCCTTGTCTTGGTTGTTTTTTCAGATGTTCATGCAGGTGACCGATCCG GAGGGAAGAACCCCCGTTTGGGTGATATACTTGTTATTGCTGGTGCTACACTATATGCTGTCACCAATGTCAGTGAG GCACTTCCTTTTGTTGGATTTTCAGTGGCTATGTTTACGTTTTACTCTCTGGTACCAATCTTGCTTAAG ATTAGTGGGTCCACAATGCTTAACCTGTCTTTGCTGACCTCAGACATGTGGGCTGTCTTAATTCGCATCTTTGCTTATCATGAGAAG GTTGATTGGATGTACTTCGTGGCATTTGTTGCTGTTGCTATCGGCCTTGTTATCTATTCCGG GGGTGACAAAGAACAGGATCTCCGTGTAGATGTGCCTGACGAAGATGCTGAGCAGTCCAAACATGTTGATGAGGAAGCTGGTTCTGGAAATCGCAGCCGGGGAACTACAGCGGGGACCTCAAAAACAGGGGACAATGGTAAGCATGATCTTACTCCTGCTACCATTAGAGAAAGGGAAGTTGTAGACAACAAGAACCTAGGAAAAGATACACAATGA
- the LOC107405010 gene encoding uncharacterized protein LOC107405010 isoform X1, translated as MMNFKEFWTKKTLIGLGLGQFLSLLITSTGFSSSELAKKGINAPTSQSLLNYVLLAIVYGAFMLYRRKAFKAKWYYYLLLGLVDVEANFLVVKAYQYTSITSVMLLDCWTIPSVMLLTWVFLKTKYRFRKITGVAVCVAGLVLVVFSDVHAGDRSGGKNPRLGDILVIAGATLYAVTNVSEEFLVKNADRIELMSMLGLFGAIISAIQIVILERDELKSIPWSAGAALPFVGFSVAMFTFYSLVPILLKISGSTMLNLSLLTSDMWAVLIRIFAYHEKVDWMYFVAFVAVAIGLVIYSGGDKEQDLRVDVPDEDAEQSKHVDEEAGSGNRSRGTTAGTSKTGDNGKHDLTPATIREREVVDNKNLGKDTQ; from the exons ATGATGAACTTTAAGGAGTTTTGGACAAAGAAGACATTGATTGGTCTTGGGTTGGGGcagtttctctctcttttgatTACTTCCACAGGCTTTTCATCATCTGAGCTTGCCAAAAAAG GAATTAATGCACCAACTTCACAGTCTTTACTGAACTATGTGCTCTTGGCTATTGTCTATGGGGCTTTTATGCTTTACCGAAGGAAAGCATTTAAG GCAAAAtggtattattatttacttcttGGATTGGTAGATGTAGAGGCCAATTTTCTAG TGGTAAAGGCCTATCAGTACACATCTATAACAAGCGTGATGCTGCTGGATTGTTGGACTATCCCATCTGTCATGCTTCTTACTTGGGTTttcttgaaaacaaaatatagatTTAGAAAAATAACTGGTGTTGCTGTCTGTGTTGCCGGCCTTGTCTTGGTTGTTTTTTCAGATGTTCATGCAGGTGACCGATCCG GAGGGAAGAACCCCCGTTTGGGTGATATACTTGTTATTGCTGGTGCTACACTATATGCTGTCACCAATGTCAGTGAG GAGTTTCTTGTGAAGAATGCTGACAGGATTGAACTCATGTCAATGCTGGGCCTTTTTGGAGCCATCATCAGCGCTATCCAAAT AGTCATACTAGAGCGAGATGAGCTGAAATCCATTCCCTGGTCAGCTGGGGCA GCACTTCCTTTTGTTGGATTTTCAGTGGCTATGTTTACGTTTTACTCTCTGGTACCAATCTTGCTTAAG ATTAGTGGGTCCACAATGCTTAACCTGTCTTTGCTGACCTCAGACATGTGGGCTGTCTTAATTCGCATCTTTGCTTATCATGAGAAG GTTGATTGGATGTACTTCGTGGCATTTGTTGCTGTTGCTATCGGCCTTGTTATCTATTCCGG GGGTGACAAAGAACAGGATCTCCGTGTAGATGTGCCTGACGAAGATGCTGAGCAGTCCAAACATGTTGATGAGGAAGCTGGTTCTGGAAATCGCAGCCGGGGAACTACAGCGGGGACCTCAAAAACAGGGGACAATGGTAAGCATGATCTTACTCCTGCTACCATTAGAGAAAGGGAAGTTGTAGACAACAAGAACCTAGGAAAAGATACACAATGA
- the LOC107405010 gene encoding uncharacterized protein LOC107405010 isoform X2, whose protein sequence is MMNFKEFWTKKTLIGLGLGQFLSLLITSTGFSSSELAKKGINAPTSQSLLNYVLLAIVYGAFMLYRRKAFKAKWYYYLLLGLVDVEANFLVVKAYQYTSITSVMLLDCWTIPSVMLLTWVFLKTKYRFRKITGVAVCVAGLVLVVFSDVHAGDRSGGKNPRLGDILVIAGATLYAVTNVSEEFLVKNADRIELMSMLGLFGAIISAIQIVILERDELKSIPWSAGAALPFVGFSVAMFTFYSLVPILLKISGSTMLNLSLLTSDMWAVLIRIFAYHEKVDWMYFVAFVAVAIGLVIYSGGDKEQDLRVDVPDEDAEQSKHVDEEAGSGNRSRGTTAGTSKTGDNDYIPITRDDEVPLLKELR, encoded by the exons ATGATGAACTTTAAGGAGTTTTGGACAAAGAAGACATTGATTGGTCTTGGGTTGGGGcagtttctctctcttttgatTACTTCCACAGGCTTTTCATCATCTGAGCTTGCCAAAAAAG GAATTAATGCACCAACTTCACAGTCTTTACTGAACTATGTGCTCTTGGCTATTGTCTATGGGGCTTTTATGCTTTACCGAAGGAAAGCATTTAAG GCAAAAtggtattattatttacttcttGGATTGGTAGATGTAGAGGCCAATTTTCTAG TGGTAAAGGCCTATCAGTACACATCTATAACAAGCGTGATGCTGCTGGATTGTTGGACTATCCCATCTGTCATGCTTCTTACTTGGGTTttcttgaaaacaaaatatagatTTAGAAAAATAACTGGTGTTGCTGTCTGTGTTGCCGGCCTTGTCTTGGTTGTTTTTTCAGATGTTCATGCAGGTGACCGATCCG GAGGGAAGAACCCCCGTTTGGGTGATATACTTGTTATTGCTGGTGCTACACTATATGCTGTCACCAATGTCAGTGAG GAGTTTCTTGTGAAGAATGCTGACAGGATTGAACTCATGTCAATGCTGGGCCTTTTTGGAGCCATCATCAGCGCTATCCAAAT AGTCATACTAGAGCGAGATGAGCTGAAATCCATTCCCTGGTCAGCTGGGGCA GCACTTCCTTTTGTTGGATTTTCAGTGGCTATGTTTACGTTTTACTCTCTGGTACCAATCTTGCTTAAG ATTAGTGGGTCCACAATGCTTAACCTGTCTTTGCTGACCTCAGACATGTGGGCTGTCTTAATTCGCATCTTTGCTTATCATGAGAAG GTTGATTGGATGTACTTCGTGGCATTTGTTGCTGTTGCTATCGGCCTTGTTATCTATTCCGG GGGTGACAAAGAACAGGATCTCCGTGTAGATGTGCCTGACGAAGATGCTGAGCAGTCCAAACATGTTGATGAGGAAGCTGGTTCTGGAAATCGCAGCCGGGGAACTACAGCGGGGACCTCAAAAACAGGGGACAATG ATTACATTCCTATAACGAGAGATGATGAAGTACCGCTGCTAAAGGAACTACGGTAG